Genomic DNA from Cupriavidus pauculus:
TGTCCTTGTCCTGGCGGAAGCCGACCACCAGGCGGGTATCGACGAGCCCGCCTTTGATCTCGGCGTCCTTGAGCCGCGGCGCAAAGGCCATATAGGTGGGCACCTCGAGCGCGTCGAGGTTCACGTTCAGGTTCGTCTCGCGCGTATCGGCAAATGGCTGCGTCGTACCGTCGAGCGACAGCGGCGACCCATTGATCTTCGCGAACAGCGTCGGCCGCGTATTGATGGTCGCGTCGTGCGGCAGGTTCGAGAGGAACGGCAGCGTCAGCGTGAAGTTCTCCACGCGCTGCGTGGTATCGCGCGGCTTGTCCTCGTACACGAATGTCGAGTTGGTCACCGCGATATTGCTGATCGAGAACCGCGCGGGCTTGCTGTCGGCGGGCTTCGGCGGCATGGCCGCGAACTTTTCTTCCACGTCCGCAAAGTTCATGCGGCCCTGCGCGTCGCGCACCACGTGCACGGACAGCCTGTCCACATGCAGGCTGTGCACCACGGGCGCCAGATGCCAGAGCGACGCGATGGACGCATTGGCATCCACTTCGCCCAGCGTCACCATCGGCGTCGTGCCGTCCGGCTCGAAGATCGTCAGGTCATTGAGCGTCGCCGCGAGGTCGAACGGCCGCACCTGCGCCGCCCCGAGCGTGACCTTGCGTCCCAGCGCCTCGGTCGCCTGTTTCTCGACGAGATATTTGACCAGCGGCGGGCCGCCGAAATATCCCGCAATTCCGAAAATCGCCACGGCGACGACAATGCCGCCGAGCACGCGCAACGCGAGCCGCCTGCGCGGCGTGGCCCTGGCTTTCTCGCCGGCCGTTCGGGCCGCAGTGCCGATGGAATCCTTGAATGACATGGTTACCCAGAAAAGATGACCCCTGTGCATCGGAAATCACTGTCGGGTAGTGTGCCCCGGATTTCACTTTTTTTAGCATTATGGCAACGGATTATGGCAAGGCAAAGGACCATTTCAAAACATTCCGGCATTACCAAAAAGGGAGAGCGGCGGTTCTGGTATCGTTACGCCTTTCGCGAAGCGACCCCCTTTCAGGCCGGCAGGCATATCCGCCGCCGCGCGCCTGGCCCGGCACGCCATCCTCCGTGCCCCTCCGCCCCACGCCATCCGTGTAGCGCGCTTCGTGTGTGAATTCACTATGCGAGCTTTTTCATGTCTACCTCCAGCAGCACTGCCGGGGCAGTGGGCGCGCCCGGTCATGCCGCGCGTCCCCTGACCGGGCAGGATTACAAGACTCTCGCGCTCGCCGCCCTCGGCGGCGCGCTCGAGTTCTACGATTTCATCATCTTCGTCTTCTTTGCCACCGTCATCGGCCAGCTATTCTTCCCGCCGTCGATGCCGGACTGGCTCCGCCAGTTCCAGACCTTCGGCATTTTCGCCGCCGGTTACCTGGCCCGTCCGCTGGGCGGCATCATCATGGCGCACTTCGGCGACCTGCTGGGCCGCAAGAAGATGTTCACGCTGTCCATCCTGCTGATGTCGGTGCCGACGCTGGCGATGGGCCTGCTGCCGACCTATCACTCCATCGGCCTGCTCGCGCCGCTCGCGCTGCTGCTGCTGCGTGTGCTGCAGGGCGCCGCCGTGGGCGGTGAAGTGCCGGGCGCGTGGGTATTCGTGTCCGAACACGTGCCGAACCGGCATGTCGGCTATGCCTGCGGCACGCTGACGGCCGGGCTGACCGCCGGCATCCTGCTGGGCTCGCTGGTCGCCACCGGCATGAATTCGGCGTTCACGCCGACCGAGCTCCATGACTGGGCATGGCGCGTGCCGTTCCTGCTGGGTGGGGTGTTCGGCATTGCCTCGATGTACCTGCGGCAGTGGCTGCACGAGACGCCGGTGTTCGCCGAACTGCAGCAGCGCAAGGCGCTGGCGGCCGAAATGCCGCTGAAGTCCGTGGTCCGCGACCACCGTGGCGCCGTGGCCATCTCGATGCTGCTGACGTGGATGCTTTCCGCGGGCATCGTGGTCGTGATCCTGATGACGCCGACGTTCCTGCAGAAGCTGTTCGGCTTCGATGGCCGCACGGCGCTGGTCGCCAACAGCTTCGCCACGCTCGCGCTGTCCATCGGCTGCGTGGTGGCGGGCATGCTGGCGGACCGCTTCGGCGCGCGCCGGACGCTGTTCGTGGGTGGATTGCTGCTGGCCGGTACGGCGTATCTGCTGTACACGACGGTGGGCACGCATCCGCAGCTGCTGATTCCGCTGTACACGCTGGCCGGCTTTATGGTCGGCACCGTCGGCGCGGTGCCCTATGTGCTCGTGAACGCGTTTCCGGCGCAGGTCCGCTTCTCGGGGCTCTCGTTCTCGTACAACGTGTCGTACGCGATTTTCGGCGGACTGACGCCGATGATCGTCACGCTGATGCTCAAGGACAACCCGCTGGCCCCGGCGCACTACGTGATCGCGGTCTGCCTGATCGGTATCGTGACGGCGCTGTTCGTGAAGAAGGCCTGATCGGGCTATTCGTCGATTCGTTGCGGCACGTCAAGAACAAAGGGGGCAATCGCCCCCTTTGTCGTTTCCCGCCTTCGGCGCCCTACTTCCGCCGGTGCTCCCGAAAGAACTCCCACATCATCGCGCTGGCGTCGGGCCCGGTGCTGCTGTGATACTCGACCCGCCCGTCACCGCCACTCCACGCGTGATCGAGCCCGGCAACCTCCACGAGCTTCACCAGGTCCTTGTTCCACCGCCCGAACCGCGCCTCGCGATAGTTGCCGCGCCGGAGCGCTGGCCTTTCGTTGGCTGCCCGGGCGTTGGCCACACCTTCGTTAGCGACACCCTCGTTGGCCGCCTCCGCGCCGGCACCCGCCATCGCCGCCACCCGGGGCGGCATCGCCACCGAGAGCCGGTCGTCCATGCGGTTGTAGGCAAGAAACTGCCGCGCCAGCAGACGCCCGTTGACCGGGTGTACCGCCTGGTCCTCGAGCCCGTGCATGACGATCGCGGGCATCGTGGGGCCGCCCGGCGTCACGCCCGCGGCGTCGAGCAACACGAGCGGATCGGTCGCGGAGCCCTGCTCCATCGCGCGCAATCCCGCCCGCGGCGAATCCGCGGCACCGATGACCACGCCCGAGTGCAACCCGACCGCGGCCACCTTCTCCGGATAGCGCAACGCCACCAGCGCCGCCATCGTGGCACCGGCCGACAACCCTGCCAGATAGATTTCGCCCGCGCGCACATCGGGCCGCTCGGCAAGCTCGTCGATCAGCGCCGCAACAGCCTGCGCCTCGCGCCCGCCTTCCTCGGCGCCGAGGTCGAACCACTGCCAGCAGCGATGCACGGACCGCCGCAGCGGCTGCTGCGGATAAGCCACCATAAAGCCTTCGCGCTCGGCGAGCGCGTTCATGCGCGTGCCCTCGGCCAGCGCCTCGGGTGTCTGCCGGCAGCCATGGAGCAATACCACGACGGGCATCGGACCCGTTCTGCGCGACAACGCGCCCGACGGAATGTAGAGACGGTATGACAGCTGCGGAACGAGTTCACCCGGCAGCGGCGCAAGGCCAAGCCGGTGGGATTCCCATGTGCCGGGCAGCGAACCGGGCGCATGCTCGCCGACCGGAGGTACCGGGCGGAGCGGGGGGGTGGGCTGGAACGCGTCGAAGCGTCGCAGCCAGGACTTCAATTGCTGTGCGGCCTGGTGCTGCGCGTGGCCGATTTGGCGCCATTGCGTTTCCCAGTCCGAGGACAGGCTTTTGGCCATTAGAGACTCCTGCTCGTCTTTGGAACGGATCCCCTCCTATGTTTGTGCGATGCAGCATAACACAAGCCGCCGCGGCGTATCGCTCACTCCAGTGCGGCAATGTATGCATCTTGCAACATTAAAAAAGACCTGCGGAACTGGCTCGCAGGTCACTCGATAGATGCGGAAGTGCGGCAGGCGCCTATTTATCGGCCACGCGACGCCATCCTTCCGTGGAAAACGACCGCATCGCGGCGGCCCGACTGGCCGTGGAAGTGCCGAGATCGCGTTCGTAAAAATTTCTTTCCGCGTCGATCAAAAAGGTGTGTACGCCACTTTCGCCGTATCGGGCGGGCCATGCGATAAACGCGAACCGCGTCGCGCCGGCGCCCGTGCCGGGCGGGAGCACGCGAAAACGGTAGCCGTAATAGGCGTCTTCGGGCGGGACATCGGGGCCCATGGCGAGGGCGTCGGGGCCGATCGGGCTGGCGTCGGCCTCGGTGTCGGACGGCCAGTAGAGGCCATCGGTGCGGCCCCGCGAGCTCACGATACGTTTGGCGAAGGCGCCGTTGCCGACCTGCTGCGCGTAGCGCTGCTGGGCATCCGCGAGTTGCAGCAGCGAATCCATCGCCACGAGTTCGTTACGGGCGATGCGGCGGTCGCGCACTTCCTCGCGGCCTGCCTTGAGGTCGAACTGCCAGCCGGCGGGGCGCTTGACGATCGGCGCGGGGAACGTCCAGCCGCTGTCGCCCACGGCAATGCGCATGGCGTTGTCGCCGGCAGGCTGGAGCGCGTGGTGCGCGGCCCAGGCGCCGAGAAAGTCGTAGATATCGTCCTGCGTGATGCCTTCGGGCGGCAGAAGCGTGCGGTATTGATTGCCGAGTACCTTGCGCAGGGCATCCTGGTCGCTGCGGGCGATGGCATCGCCGAGGGCGTTCGAGGCGGCTTCGGCGGTGTCGAAGACCTGCTGTGCGGCGACGGGTGCGGCCACCATGACGACCGCAGCCATGGCCACGACTGCCTTTAGCGCCGCCCTCATCGCCACCTCGATCACCCTCGCCAGCCTCGCCGCCCTCGCCAGCCTCGCCAGCCTCGCCGCTCTCGCCGCTCTCGCCGCCCTCGCCGCCATCGCCGCCATCGCCGCCATCGCCGCCATCGCCGCCATCGCCGCCATCGCCGCCATCGCCATGGTCGCCATGGTCGCCGGGGCCGCCGGGGCCGCCGTGGCCGCCATCGCCGTGGTCGCCGTGGTCGCCGTGGTCGCCGTGGCCGCCATCGCCGTGGTCGCCGTGGTCGCCGTGGTCGCCGTGGTCGCCGTGGTCGCCGTGGCCGCCGTGGCCGCCGTGGTTGCCGTGGTTGCCGTGGTTGCCGTGGTTGCCGTGGTTGCCGTGGTTGCCGGGGTTGCCGGGGTTGCCGGGGTTGCCGGGGTTGCCGGGGTTGCCGGGGTTGCCGGGGTTGCCGGGGTTGCCGGGGTTGCCGGGGTTGCCGGGGTTGCCGGGGTTGCCGGGGTTGCCGGGGTTGCCGGGGTCGCCGGGGTCGCCGGGGTCGCCGGGGTCGCCGGGGTCGCCGGGGTCGCCGGGGACGGCATGGTCGCCCGGGGCGCGGCGGTGGGCGCCTCGCATGCCGTCGTCGTACCCGCTACGCCATGTGCGTCGCCGCGGCCTGTGGTTGCCTTCCCGATCGTCGTTCCGGTCATGCTCACCTCCGTCCGTGCCCGCCATGGCCCATGCCGCCCCGTTGCACGCCGTGCGGAGCACTCATGCCGCCCGCATTGCCGGTTCGCTGGAACCCGCCCTGCATCTGCCCCATGCGCGCACCCTGCTGCTGCAGGCGCTGGCCGTTGCCGGCGTCCCGCAGCGCGCTGTCGCGGTTGGCTGTATGCGCGCGATTGCGTGCCTCGCTCGCGTCCGCGCGTTGCCGGTCCGCGCCGGCCGGCCGCGGATTGGCATTCGCGCCGCCGCCGTGCCCGGCGATCGACTGTCCCGTGTGCCCCTGGAACGACTGCGCGGCGCGATCGCGCGCCGCATCGCGCGAACCGGGCTGTGCCTGCGTGCCACCGCCGCCCGCGCCCAGCCGCTGTTGCGCGCCGCCCTGCCCGAGTTGCTGCCCCGCCTGCTGGCCCCCACCCCCTTGGCCCAGCCGTTGCTGCCCGCCGCCCTGCCCGAACTGCGGCCCGGCCTGCTGGCCCGCGCCGCCCGCGCCCAGCCGTTGCTGCGCGCCGCCCTGCCCGAACGGTTGGCCGGCCTGCTGGCCCGCGCCCCCCTGCCCGAGCCGCTGCCCACCTTGCCCGCCCTGCGTCCGACTGGCCAGTGCCTGCTGGCGCTGCGCATCGTACCGATTGGCCACCCCCGGATTGTTGTAGGGCACGTTGCCACGCGCGGCCGGATTGTGTTGCCAATTCACGTTCGACCGATTGACATCGAGTTGTCGGTTCACATTGATGTTGTTGTACCGATTCACATTGATGTTGACGTCATGACGCCCCCAATCGCAACCGCCCCATAGCGAATTGACGGCCGCCACGCCAAGCCCGAACCCGATGCCCGCCACCAGCGACGTGGCAAACACCGACCCCGGCGGCGGCGGATAGTAGGCAGGCGGATAGGCCGGATACGGCCACGCGCCATAGACCACCGTCGGGTTGTACGACGGCACATAGACCACCTGCGGATTCGCGGGCTCGATCTGCACGATGGTCGTGCCGCCACTCTGCTGCGTCACGACCTTCTGCTCGGGCGTGGTTTTCAGCGAGCCCGCCTTCTGGGCCTGCGCGCGCAGGCGCTGCACGCCATTCATGACATCGTCGGGTTGCGCGAGAAATGCATCGCCGACCGACTGCACCCATTGCGGCTGCCGGCCCATCATGTCCATCACCGACGGAAACGCCACCAGCGACTGCACGCTCGGATCCCACGACTCGCCCTGCACCGCCTTGGTCGCGGCATCGCCGGACAGCGACGGATTGGCCTTCGACCATTGCGCGGCCGCCGCGACATCGGCCGGATAGGTCGACGCCATCAGCACCTGCGACAGCAGCGCATCGGGATACAGCGCGATAGGCGCCAGCAACTGATCGAGCTGGCCGTTACCGAGCTTTGCCTGCGCGTAGACGGAGGTCGGCGAGAACGACACCGCTGCCAGCATCAGCAGCGACAACACGGCACGCATCAGGCGATGTGACATCGTGGGCCTCCCTCAAAGCGCTCGGCAGTGCAACGGTCAGCGCGCGCGTCATCGTCCCTGCTGCGCGCACTCCTTTCGATAGGCATCTTCCATGCGGCCCCGATCCGGCGCGGCCGCGGGCAACGCCTCGATTTGCCGGAGCAGCCCCGTGCAATACTGCCGCTGCGACGTGGCCGGCCTGCTGTCGCCCTCGGCCGACGTGCCAGGCTCCAGCATGCGCGGCGGCGGGGGAATATCGGGCATTCCGCCCGGCGCATTGCCACGGCCGCCGCCATAGACCGGCGGTGGCGACGACGGCGGGTTCGATCCCTGCGCGGCGACATCCCACGCACCGGTCGTCGCCGCGATGGCCATACCCGCGATGGCCATACCCGCGATGGCCATACCCGCGAATGCCAGCACGCGCCATCGGGCCGGCGTGCTAGTCGGCACTCTCGCTACCCACTTCCCTCTCTTCCCGTTCGTCATGATGTCTGCCGCCACGCTGGCGGGTGGTGCGATGGCGCAGCAGTTCGAGCCTGAGCAACGCGTCCGCAAGCAGGTTTCTGAGTCGTGCGTTCTCGTCTTCGAGTTCACGCAACCTGCGGCGCTCCGCATCTGCCGGCGCGCCGGGCGTGCCGTAACGGGCGCGCCATCCGTAGAACGAAGCATCGCTGAAACCATACCGGGCGCATAGCTCCTTGACGGGCACTCCCCGGGCGGCCTCGGCAAGGTACATGCGGATCTGCTCTTCCGAATACCGTCTGTTCACGCTCCGCCTCCACTCGCCCCCCGGATGGCCGCGGGTTCTCACTCGACCCTTGCCGTACGTTAACCACCCCTCGCGCGGAAGGCAATTCAGTGTCTTCGCGGCCCGAGTTAAGCAATTTGATCGAGATAACGATTTCCGAATTTCGTTGTTCCAAATTGGAAAAATTCAATGACCAGCTTCTGTCGTCTCAGTCGTGATCTGCGAGATTTCGCGCAATAAGAAATGC
This window encodes:
- a CDS encoding transposase, with translation MRTRGHPGGEWRRSVNRRYSEEQIRMYLAEAARGVPVKELCARYGFSDASFYGWRARYGTPGAPADAERRRLRELEDENARLRNLLADALLRLELLRHRTTRQRGGRHHDEREEREVGSESAD
- a CDS encoding alpha/beta hydrolase family esterase, whose amino-acid sequence is MAKSLSSDWETQWRQIGHAQHQAAQQLKSWLRRFDAFQPTPPLRPVPPVGEHAPGSLPGTWESHRLGLAPLPGELVPQLSYRLYIPSGALSRRTGPMPVVVLLHGCRQTPEALAEGTRMNALAEREGFMVAYPQQPLRRSVHRCWQWFDLGAEEGGREAQAVAALIDELAERPDVRAGEIYLAGLSAGATMAALVALRYPEKVAAVGLHSGVVIGAADSPRAGLRAMEQGSATDPLVLLDAAGVTPGGPTMPAIVMHGLEDQAVHPVNGRLLARQFLAYNRMDDRLSVAMPPRVAAMAGAGAEAANEGVANEGVANARAANERPALRRGNYREARFGRWNKDLVKLVEVAGLDHAWSGGDGRVEYHSSTGPDASAMMWEFFREHRRK
- a CDS encoding MFS transporter, producing the protein MSTSSSTAGAVGAPGHAARPLTGQDYKTLALAALGGALEFYDFIIFVFFATVIGQLFFPPSMPDWLRQFQTFGIFAAGYLARPLGGIIMAHFGDLLGRKKMFTLSILLMSVPTLAMGLLPTYHSIGLLAPLALLLLRVLQGAAVGGEVPGAWVFVSEHVPNRHVGYACGTLTAGLTAGILLGSLVATGMNSAFTPTELHDWAWRVPFLLGGVFGIASMYLRQWLHETPVFAELQQRKALAAEMPLKSVVRDHRGAVAISMLLTWMLSAGIVVVILMTPTFLQKLFGFDGRTALVANSFATLALSIGCVVAGMLADRFGARRTLFVGGLLLAGTAYLLYTTVGTHPQLLIPLYTLAGFMVGTVGAVPYVLVNAFPAQVRFSGLSFSYNVSYAIFGGLTPMIVTLMLKDNPLAPAHYVIAVCLIGIVTALFVKKA
- a CDS encoding DUF3300 domain-containing protein; amino-acid sequence: MLAAVSFSPTSVYAQAKLGNGQLDQLLAPIALYPDALLSQVLMASTYPADVAAAAQWSKANPSLSGDAATKAVQGESWDPSVQSLVAFPSVMDMMGRQPQWVQSVGDAFLAQPDDVMNGVQRLRAQAQKAGSLKTTPEQKVVTQQSGGTTIVQIEPANPQVVYVPSYNPTVVYGAWPYPAYPPAYYPPPPGSVFATSLVAGIGFGLGVAAVNSLWGGCDWGRHDVNINVNRYNNINVNRQLDVNRSNVNWQHNPAARGNVPYNNPGVANRYDAQRQQALASRTQGGQGGQRLGQGGAGQQAGQPFGQGGAQQRLGAGGAGQQAGPQFGQGGGQQRLGQGGGGQQAGQQLGQGGAQQRLGAGGGGTQAQPGSRDAARDRAAQSFQGHTGQSIAGHGGGANANPRPAGADRQRADASEARNRAHTANRDSALRDAGNGQRLQQQGARMGQMQGGFQRTGNAGGMSAPHGVQRGGMGHGGHGRR
- a CDS encoding DUF2950 family protein; the encoded protein is MAATATTATTATTAMAATAAPAAPATMATMAMAAMAAMAAMAAMAAMAAMAARAARAARAARLARLARAARLARVIEVAMRAALKAVVAMAAVVMVAAPVAAQQVFDTAEAASNALGDAIARSDQDALRKVLGNQYRTLLPPEGITQDDIYDFLGAWAAHHALQPAGDNAMRIAVGDSGWTFPAPIVKRPAGWQFDLKAGREEVRDRRIARNELVAMDSLLQLADAQQRYAQQVGNGAFAKRIVSSRGRTDGLYWPSDTEADASPIGPDALAMGPDVPPEDAYYGYRFRVLPPGTGAGATRFAFIAWPARYGESGVHTFLIDAERNFYERDLGTSTASRAAAMRSFSTEGWRRVADK